In the genome of Zobellia nedashkovskayae, the window TGCTTGGCCAACTTGCTATTTCCATCTATCAAGTTATTGTAGTGACTAATTTATATACCATCATAAGCCTTGTATGTATAGTTCTTATATGGGCATCCACTTTCTCGCAATTTGTACCTATACATTCTCAAATTTCAAAAGGAATAATTAATGAAAAACTATTGATTTCGCTAGTTAAAAAAAATTGGATTCGAACTATATTATGGACACTACTATTTCTATTTAGCTTTACTTATTGTGTTATTTAGATTTTATAGAATAACTCTTACTTTAACACGATAGAACCAATTTCTAGTTTAAAATTTTCCGCTTTTTTATTACCGATTAAGAAAGCAACTTCTTGAATACTATTGCCATCATAATTTGGAATATCTAGCTTACGACCTCTAAAAGTAGGATACATATCTACTAGAAGTAACTCTATAACTTCCCAATCTTCTGATGTATTGAAGTATGAAACATAAGAATGATTATCTGATACTTTCTTTTTTAATCTAAACTGATATTTTTTTCCATCACCTCTTACATTCAAAACAATCTTTGAATACGGTTTTGTAACTATGTCA includes:
- a CDS encoding CIA30 family protein — translated: MTIQPHTIFDSNAVNYISDWKVIDDVVMGGRSSGTVHLNNEGNVSFEGHVSLENNGGFSTLKHRFNDIVTKPYSKIVLNVRGDGKKYQFRLKKKVSDNHSYVSYFNTSEDWEVIELLLVDMYPTFRGRKLDIPNYDGNSIQEVAFLIGNKKAENFKLEIGSIVLK